The Streptomyces sp. NBC_00224 genome has a window encoding:
- a CDS encoding DUF3558 domain-containing protein: MQRKAYVPGVALLVALVAGCSSGSGTDGTATDSKAGVPKAAAAPPGRYRTLPEPCRAVNKGVLKDMLPGAAELPDDQKAKAYAGAAELTYDTDRRVGCRWKDEAPDGARRLFVDFERVVSYDPAVSDDDRAKAVYGKKESAAKLPAPKDGGKDTPRGTPRTGGSGKPGTTGAVPSAKPSGKPSPGLRAQSRAASSAAPTPTTATPSPPVSSGPPATTPDGLRPRILTGLGDAAYLDDALTASGSAAQRRTVTVVFRTSNVIVTVEYTEQPSSPNAAAPDSQELQEKTQALAAKLAELFGE; the protein is encoded by the coding sequence GTGCAGCGAAAGGCGTACGTGCCCGGTGTGGCGCTCCTCGTGGCGCTCGTCGCGGGCTGCTCCTCGGGCTCCGGCACCGACGGCACCGCCACGGACTCCAAGGCGGGCGTGCCCAAGGCGGCCGCCGCGCCGCCCGGCCGGTACCGCACCCTGCCCGAGCCGTGCCGAGCCGTGAACAAGGGCGTCCTCAAGGACATGCTGCCGGGCGCCGCCGAGCTGCCGGACGACCAGAAGGCCAAGGCGTACGCGGGGGCCGCCGAGCTCACGTACGACACGGACCGGCGCGTGGGCTGCCGCTGGAAGGACGAGGCGCCGGACGGGGCGCGCCGGCTGTTCGTCGACTTCGAGCGGGTCGTTTCGTACGACCCCGCCGTCAGCGACGACGACCGGGCGAAGGCCGTCTACGGGAAGAAGGAGTCGGCCGCCAAGCTGCCCGCCCCGAAGGACGGGGGCAAGGACACCCCCCGGGGCACCCCCCGGACCGGCGGCAGCGGCAAGCCGGGGACCACCGGCGCCGTCCCCTCCGCGAAGCCCTCCGGCAAGCCCTCCCCCGGGCTGCGCGCCCAGAGCCGGGCCGCCTCCTCCGCCGCGCCGACCCCCACCACTGCGACCCCCTCCCCTCCGGTCTCCTCCGGCCCGCCCGCCACCACCCCCGACGGGCTCCGGCCGCGTATCCTCACCGGGCTCGGCGACGCCGCGTATCTGGACGACGCGCTCACGGCGAGCGGATCGGCCGCCCAGCGCCGTACCGTCACCGTCGTCTTCCGTACGTCCAATGTGATCGTGACCGTCGAGTACACGGAACAGCCGAGCTCTCCGAACGCCGCCGCCCCCGACAGCCAGGAACTCCAGGAGAAGACCCAGGCCCTGGCCGCCAAGCTCGCCGAGCTCTTCGGCGAGTGA